In Silene latifolia isolate original U9 population chromosome 6, ASM4854445v1, whole genome shotgun sequence, the genomic window CCTACCTCTTCGTCCTTTGCATGGAGGTGTTATCATGTAATGTACTGAAAGCACAACAACGTGGCTTGTTGAAAGGGATTACGTTGTGCCGTGGTGTGGAGGCATTGTCTCATTTGTTCTTTGCGGATGATGCGATATTCTTCTTACATGATAGGAAAAATTCGACGAGGAATCTACGAGCTATTTTGAATAAGTATTGCAAGGTGTCTGGACAAGTAATGAATGAAGATAAATCAGGGATTCTGTTTAGTCCTAGTACAACACTTGCACGGGCACGTTGTGGAATGCGGAATTTGCGAGTAAAAGGAACCAAAGGTTTGGGAAAGTATCTGGGGTTACCAACTGATTTACAAGGATCGAAGAGAGAACTTTTCAGAGGACTTATTGATATTGTTATGAAGCGAATCTCTTCATGGAATGGGATATTTTTGACTCCAGCGGGAAGGTTAACTTTAATCACATCTGTCCTATCAAATATCTctaattactttctatcggtttttaaaataccggtaagtgtgactaATAAGATTAATTCTTTATtatcacatttttggtgggcgggtGGTAGATTGGGGAGAACAATCCATTGGTGTAGTCATAAGTTTCTTAGTTTACCGAAAAGGGAGGGCGGCCTTGGCATTAGGAATATTGAGTGTCTTAATCAAGCAATGCTAGGGAAGCATGCATGGAGAATTATATCTGGTGATCAATCATTTTTCGCACGCATTTTCCGGAAAAAATTGTTGGGAGAAGAAGTTTTGAAGGATAACTGGGTGATTCAAAATGGTAACAACTTATCATGGGGTGCTAGAAGTATTCTTCATGGTCTGGATTTTGTGCGAAACCAAATCGGGTGGAAACCAGGTTTGGATTCTGAGATGAATGTGTGGACTAACAAATGGGTGAATGGATATTATCCGGAACCAAAGGATGATTGCCTGGGAATTGACCGTGTTGGCCTTCAGTACTTGATGGTTAAGGACTTGCAGATAAATGGTCAGGGCAGGGAAATAAAATGGAATGAAGTTTTTCTTCATACTTTCTTGGTGGATGATAGTGTAAAAGCTATTCTAGCTAAACCCATTTGTCGATCACAAACATCAGATGAAGTTTATTGGTTACATAATAGTGATGGCCAATATAGTGTTAAGAGTGGTTATGGGATCCTCTTTCATGATTTTATGTTAAGGAGAGGATCAGTGAAGGATAAGGAACGGCTTAGTCGTGTTGGGTTGACTTTTTGTAGACAAAAATTATGGAAGTTGTCGGGTCCTCCAACTTGGAAAATTCTACTTTGGAGGATTCTTACTAATACTCTCTCTGTGGGTATTAATTTCGTGAAGCGGAATATTGAGATTGATCCGAGTTGTAAGTTTTGTAAAGGGAGAGAGATGGCCTTAGAATCTATGGAGCATTTATTTAGGGACTGTCCTGTGTCCCGAAGATTGTGGGCAGGTTCTGAACTTGGCATTCGCACGAATCAGACTTCGTTTTTGCAAATTGACTCTTGGATTATTGATTGGATGGTATACCTGGAAAAATCGGAGGGTCGTGAGGAACAACAAATCCGGTTTCTTGCCACACTTTGGTGCATATGGAGTACTCGCAATCAAATTCTTTTTCAAGGTGTGGATTTTCATCCTATAATGTTTTTTAAACATTGGTCACAAATTGTAAGTACCGGGATTCAAGCTATTAAGGAAATAAAAAAGGGTGATTGTGCCTTAGAAGGAAACTCAACATCATTAGCAAGGGATAACGCTAATTGGGTTCGCAATAGTAATCCAATTTGTGTTGTGGGTCGGATTGGTGATTGTCGTTATGTGCGAGTGATGGTGGATGCGGGTTGGAAGGGTTTTGATAAGGCAGGTGTTGGGTGGATTGCTATGTCTGAAAATGGTTACATTTTCCATAGCATGGAAAAGAAAATTATGGCGGAATCTGCTTTGCAAGCTGAAGGTCTTGGTGTGCTCTTAGTGCTTCGATGGGCTTGTGAAAGGGGTTTGCATCATTTGGAGATTTCATCAGATTGCTTATCTTTGATTTTGCAGCTTGCAGGAATGGAGAGACGTCAACTTATTATAAAGACTATCTTAGAGGAGATTTCTGATTGTTTTTCTTACTTTCATTGCTTAGCTTTTAGTTATGTCCCTAGGCGTTTTAATCATGATGCCGATCGTCTTGCATGTAAGGCTATGGATAGTTAGGTAAAACTTTATTTactgctgccaaaaaaaaaaaaaaaaaaaaagaatcatgAAGGCGAAGCGTAACAGTGTAATGACAAAATCATAGGAATTGAAATAGGCTCCCTCCATGTACACATACCAAATTATGAATACGAACTATAATGTGTGTCAATTGTCAACATCCTAACTCGATTTAGTGTACCCATACACACCTGCTATCAAACAACAAATCATTAAATTAATAACGAAACTTAAGATACTCATTAAGTATAGAAATAATATGTGGTACATATTAATACAATAACTAAGAAAAAAAACTATAAAGAACATATAAGAAGAACAAAAGATGTATAACAAAGTGTAAAGCGATATCATCAACATATTATGCTGTCAAACTTAGAAAAGATTATAGCTAAAAACGTAAAGTCTCCCAATAACGATATGCAACAGCAAAAGCTAATATATAAAGAATTCGATATTGGTCCTCCCTGAGTCATCTGCGGCCGAAACTCCAATAACTGAGCACCGTACTTTAGTCTTCATATATATTTCCTGCGATAAAGAGAAGAAGATTATTCAGTAAACCTATTTTAATCAAACAAATATAGGAATATGTTTTATGCGTAAAAAAGCTACGGAGTAATATACTACGGGGAGGGGAATTACGTAAAAAGAAGTTCGTCTTCGGGCTATCAATATCTCCTATTTATACATATAAAATGTGGGAGTAAGTCTCCAATACATAATCAAATTGATACTCTTTACGTAAATTAGAACTTAGAAGTTGTGTGTACTAACTATATTGTTTAGACGAAATTTAATCTACAAATACTATcaaatatattaatttaattcttTTAATCTAAGAATATCTCATACAAGTTGGAGATTCCAAACATTAATGGGCTGTACGCAGTAGGGAGATACATCCCACAATTTATATACACTATAATTGTAATCAATTACATCTACATAAATTATGATAGAATTTTAGTAGCTTATTAGTATTATCTCCAAATATATTTTcatttataattataattattttaggtAGTTTCAAAAgattggactctctgtaatcgctcgaaaaaagtttcctttaataatatagatagattatCGAACTataatacaaagttattgagcttaacagaataattattaaactcaataactttgtaaaaaatagctcaacaactttgtgtaagagcttgtagacacctcgtttctgcacctcccgcaaaccacccggtgatgattgggccgcatgtttgattcgcggaacgatttgtgacagttcgtaagattatcgtcaagtgtttgctcaaatattaatgccaacctcttagttgtcatctacgtcctgatacggtcgttttggcaagtaattagagtacatttgagtccggtcaaaaaccgtctccatttttcgatatttgttaaatcccgagtcagaatgttctggaatgttccggatatttctattccatatttcataaattttatcttttggcaaataatatcccgtaatattcacaagataatcgaattatttccgtcctaccataactcaaacgcggaaatctttcttcagcaggaggaaacctcctgggaacagacgcaacaggtgctgcgcctcttccaagagacgcagtgactgctgcgcctcttcccaggcccttctttgcatgatttacgtatcttttttatatctttccgagattcacttccaaagagtctccgaaaccctattccttcacgtgattagtataaata contains:
- the LOC141588255 gene encoding uncharacterized protein LOC141588255, with product MDAWILEYDECISLIKEVWKRRLCGTPAYQVARKLSMVRQEIRHWALDKRQEWQQKWDDFDSELERGMDAAINDGNDDMYMRVNDKVREFAKVAAVFWRQRAKLKWMIEGDTCTKYFFNWVKGRAGRNFILGIKNGNGNWIYEPDLVGEIFYESFYNLYNPPCTDNGPVRENLMEEVLMGINKTVHGDDCDVLSRPFTAQEVRTAVFQMGALKSPGPDGVPAIFYQKCWYFIKKDVTRAVLSVLNSGMVLKELNRTFITLIPKCDNPETVGDYRPISLCNVFMRIVSKCITNRMAIVMGYLVGDFQNAFIPGRQISDNIILANEALHKINLHKKGKSGRYAFKADMSKAYDRVRWDFLRAVLYKFGVPKILILLIMNCVTTVSYQVLFNGAPLRLFQPHCGLRQGDPLSPYLFVLCMEVLSCNVLKAQQRGLLKGITLCRGVEALSHLFFADDAIFFLHDRKNSTRNLRAILNKYCKVSGQVMNEDKSGILFSPSTTLARARCGMRNLRVKGTKGLGKYLGLPTDLQGSKRELFRGLIDIVMKRISSWNGIFLTPAGRLTLITSVLSNISNYFLSVFKIPVSVTNKINSLLSHFWWAGGRLGRTIHWCSHKFLSLPKREGGLGIRNIECLNQAMLGKHAWRIISGDQSFFARIFRKKLLGEEVLKDNWVIQNGNNLSWGARSILHGLDFVRNQIGWKPGLDSEMNVWTNKWVNGYYPEPKDDCLGIDRVGLQYLMVKDLQINGQGREIKWNEVFLHTFLVDDSVKAILAKPICRSQTSDEVYWLHNSDGQYSVKSGYGILFHDFMLRRGSVKDKERLSRVGLTFCRQKLWKLSGPPTWKILLWRILTNTLSVGINFVKRNIEIDPSCKFCKGREMALESMEHLFRDCPVSRRLWAGSELGIRTNQTSFLQIDSWIIDWMVYLEKSEGREEQQIRFLATLWCIWSTRNQILFQGVDFHPIMFFKHWSQIVSTGIQAIKEIKKGDCALEGNSTSLARDNANWVRNSNPICVVGRIGDCRYVRVMVDAGWKGFDKAGVGWIAMSENGYIFHSMEKKIMAESALQAEGLGVLLVLRWACERGLHHLEISSDCLSLILQLAGMERRQLIIKTILEEISDCFSYFHCLAFSYVPRRFNHDADRLACKAMDS